A DNA window from Actinomadura coerulea contains the following coding sequences:
- a CDS encoding DUF6328 family protein, whose product MSVDPSRRFRNETEHERLDRQLMELLQGFRVATTGVQVLFAFLLTVPFSARFDTKVGDTGRALFYVSLFGAGLASVCFIAPVIQHRILFRLGQKALLIRRANRFGIAGAFALGVSMTAATTLVVQALSEKAAATFATVVVAVLLCGWAWFVQPYLTRRRAEARSAKDA is encoded by the coding sequence ATGAGCGTCGACCCCTCGCGCAGATTCCGCAACGAGACCGAGCACGAGCGGCTGGACCGGCAGCTGATGGAACTCCTCCAGGGCTTCCGCGTCGCGACCACCGGCGTGCAGGTGCTGTTCGCGTTCCTGCTGACCGTCCCGTTCTCGGCGCGTTTCGACACGAAGGTCGGCGACACGGGCCGGGCGCTGTTCTACGTCTCGCTGTTCGGGGCGGGGCTCGCGTCCGTCTGCTTCATCGCCCCCGTGATCCAGCACCGGATCCTGTTCCGGCTCGGGCAGAAGGCGCTGCTGATCCGGCGCGCGAACCGGTTCGGGATCGCCGGCGCCTTCGCGCTGGGCGTCTCGATGACGGCCGCGACCACGCTGGTCGTCCAGGCGCTGTCGGAGAAGGCGGCCGCCACCTTCGCCACGGTCGTGGTCGCGGTGCTCCTGTGCGGGTGGGCGTGGTTCGTCCAGCCGTACCTGACGAGGCGGCGAGCGGAGGCCCGCTCGGCGAAGGACGCCTGA
- the proS gene encoding proline--tRNA ligase, whose translation MSREGVTPQSEDFSAWYNELVVQAQLVDRGPVRGTMVIRPYGYRVWELLQADLDRRIKEAGHDNACFPMFIPESYLKREAEHVEGFSPELAVVTHAGGKDLEEPLIVRPTSETVIGEYMAKWIDSHRDLPLLLNQWANVVRWEMRPRMFLRTTEFLWQEGHTAHADEDDAMRETMWALDAYASVARDLAAIPVVSGEKTPGERFAGAVRTYTIEAMMRDGRALQSGTSHYLGTNFAKAFEIQYQDEQGKLTLAHTTSWGMSTRMIGGVIMTHGDDKGLVMPPRLAPYQVVIVPIGRKEQGEQAAAEARRLGAAIKATGIRVHVDDNRPQLSPGFKFNEWEMRGVPIRIELGKRDIENGVATVVRRLPTVEGQGKEQIPLDKVPEVLPGMLADFQSFLLARAEKFREDNTAVVDGWDAFAAQVATGWARAFHCGDTACEDDIKAETAATPRVIATDAPEETGVCVKCDRPSAYGKRVIFGRAY comes from the coding sequence GTGAGTCGAGAAGGTGTGACGCCGCAGAGCGAGGATTTCTCCGCCTGGTACAACGAGCTGGTGGTGCAGGCCCAGCTCGTCGACCGCGGACCGGTTCGCGGCACGATGGTCATCCGCCCGTACGGTTACCGGGTGTGGGAGCTGCTCCAGGCCGACCTGGACCGGCGCATCAAGGAGGCGGGGCACGACAACGCCTGCTTCCCGATGTTCATCCCGGAGTCCTACCTCAAGCGCGAGGCCGAGCACGTCGAGGGCTTCTCCCCGGAGCTGGCGGTCGTCACGCACGCCGGCGGCAAGGACCTGGAGGAGCCGCTGATCGTGCGGCCGACCTCCGAGACGGTCATCGGCGAGTACATGGCCAAGTGGATCGACTCGCACCGCGACCTGCCGCTGCTGCTGAACCAGTGGGCGAACGTCGTCCGGTGGGAGATGCGCCCCCGGATGTTCCTGCGCACCACCGAGTTCCTCTGGCAGGAGGGCCACACCGCCCACGCCGACGAGGACGACGCGATGCGCGAGACGATGTGGGCGCTCGACGCCTACGCGAGCGTCGCGCGGGATCTGGCGGCGATCCCGGTCGTGTCGGGGGAGAAGACGCCCGGCGAGCGGTTCGCGGGCGCCGTGCGCACCTACACGATCGAGGCGATGATGCGCGACGGCCGGGCCCTGCAGTCCGGCACGTCCCACTACCTCGGCACCAACTTCGCCAAGGCCTTCGAGATCCAGTACCAGGACGAGCAGGGCAAGCTGACCCTCGCCCACACCACGTCCTGGGGCATGAGCACCCGCATGATCGGCGGCGTGATCATGACGCACGGGGACGACAAGGGCCTGGTGATGCCGCCGCGGCTCGCGCCCTACCAGGTCGTCATCGTGCCGATCGGCCGCAAGGAGCAGGGCGAGCAGGCCGCGGCCGAGGCCCGCCGGCTCGGCGCGGCGATCAAGGCGACGGGCATCCGGGTGCACGTCGACGACAACCGCCCGCAACTGTCGCCCGGCTTCAAGTTCAACGAGTGGGAGATGCGCGGCGTCCCCATCCGCATCGAACTCGGCAAGCGCGACATCGAGAACGGCGTCGCGACCGTCGTCCGGCGGCTCCCGACCGTCGAGGGGCAGGGCAAGGAGCAGATCCCGCTCGACAAGGTGCCCGAGGTGCTGCCCGGGATGCTCGCCGACTTCCAGTCGTTCCTGCTGGCCAGGGCCGAGAAGTTCCGCGAGGACAACACCGCCGTCGTGGACGGCTGGGACGCGTTCGCCGCGCAGGTCGCCACCGGCTGGGCCCGCGCGTTCCACTGCGGCGACACCGCCTGCGAGGACGACATCAAGGCCGAGACCGCCGCGACCCCGCGCGTCATCGCCACCGACGCGCCCGAGGAGACCGGCGTCTGCGTGAAGTGCGACCGCCCGTCCGCCTACGGCAAGCGCGTCATCTTCGGCCGCGCCTACTGA
- a CDS encoding proline--tRNA ligase codes for MRWSQMFAPTLREDPAEADAPSHRLLLRAGYVRQLTAGHYSLLPLAVRVRAKIIQIVRAEMDAVGAQEMLLPAMHPAEPWRRSGRWDLIGPELFRLRDRRGAEHALGLTHEEIFATVARELDSYRRLPQQWYQVQTKFRDEPRPKGGLLRTREFTMKDAYSFDVDGAGLDASFEAYLGAYTRIFERLGLPALACEASSGTMGGSDSTEFMCPAETGEDLVVRCPACGYAANIERATSALPAAQDGPGPAAPEPFDTPGVRTIEDLLAYGAPADRQVKTLVYVLDGAPTLVLLRGDHPLNEQKLVDATGAAGIRAAEPAEIQDALGALPGSLGAVGAALPVIADEALRGRRDMFTGANVDDVHLRGVDVERDIGVGAWADLREVAEGEACVRCGERLEVLRAIEVGHIFKLGDRYSRALGVEVLDADGRSVPVIMGSYGIGIERAMAAIVETHHDERGIVWPVAVAPFQVTVVTAQSDDAGVAAAAEEVYAGLSAAGVEVVIDDRPERAGVKFRDAELTGIPFRVTVGRRGLAEGAAEVTVRATGDTSKIALDSVVDHVRALLAG; via the coding sequence ATGCGCTGGTCCCAGATGTTCGCGCCCACGCTGCGGGAGGACCCCGCGGAGGCCGACGCGCCGAGCCACCGGCTGCTGCTGCGCGCCGGATACGTCCGGCAGCTCACGGCGGGCCACTACTCGCTGCTGCCGCTGGCGGTGCGCGTCCGAGCGAAGATCATTCAGATCGTCCGGGCGGAGATGGACGCGGTCGGCGCGCAGGAGATGCTGCTGCCGGCGATGCACCCGGCCGAGCCGTGGCGGCGGTCGGGCCGCTGGGACCTGATCGGTCCGGAGCTGTTCCGGCTGCGCGACCGGCGCGGCGCCGAGCACGCCCTCGGCCTGACGCACGAGGAGATCTTCGCGACGGTCGCCCGCGAGCTGGACTCCTACCGGCGGCTGCCGCAGCAGTGGTACCAGGTCCAGACGAAGTTCCGGGACGAGCCGCGCCCCAAGGGCGGCCTCCTGCGGACCCGCGAGTTCACGATGAAGGACGCCTACAGCTTCGACGTGGACGGCGCCGGCCTGGACGCCTCGTTCGAGGCCTACCTCGGCGCCTACACGCGGATCTTCGAGCGGCTGGGCCTGCCGGCGCTGGCGTGCGAGGCGTCCAGCGGCACCATGGGCGGTTCGGACTCCACCGAGTTCATGTGCCCGGCGGAGACCGGCGAGGACCTCGTCGTCCGCTGCCCGGCCTGCGGGTACGCGGCCAACATCGAGCGGGCGACGTCGGCGCTGCCCGCCGCGCAGGACGGGCCGGGCCCGGCCGCGCCGGAGCCCTTCGACACGCCGGGCGTCCGCACCATCGAGGACCTGCTCGCCTACGGCGCGCCCGCCGACCGGCAGGTCAAGACGCTCGTGTACGTCCTGGACGGCGCGCCGACCCTCGTGCTGCTGCGCGGCGACCACCCGCTCAACGAGCAGAAGCTCGTCGACGCGACGGGGGCCGCCGGGATCCGCGCCGCCGAGCCGGCGGAGATCCAGGACGCCCTCGGCGCGCTCCCCGGCAGCCTCGGCGCGGTCGGCGCGGCCCTTCCGGTGATCGCGGACGAGGCCCTGCGCGGCCGCCGCGACATGTTCACCGGCGCCAACGTCGACGATGTCCACCTGCGCGGCGTCGACGTCGAGCGCGACATCGGGGTCGGCGCCTGGGCCGACCTGCGCGAGGTCGCGGAGGGCGAGGCCTGCGTCCGCTGCGGCGAGCGCCTGGAGGTCCTGCGGGCGATCGAGGTCGGGCACATCTTCAAGCTGGGCGACCGCTACTCCCGCGCGCTCGGCGTCGAGGTGCTGGACGCCGACGGCCGCTCCGTTCCGGTGATCATGGGGAGTTACGGGATCGGGATCGAGCGGGCGATGGCCGCGATCGTCGAGACCCACCACGACGAGCGCGGGATCGTGTGGCCGGTGGCGGTCGCGCCCTTCCAGGTCACCGTCGTGACCGCCCAGTCCGACGACGCCGGCGTGGCCGCGGCGGCGGAGGAGGTCTACGCGGGCCTGTCGGCGGCGGGCGTCGAGGTGGTGATCGACGACCGGCCCGAGCGCGCGGGCGTGAAGTTCCGGGACGCGGAACTGACCGGCATCCCGTTCCGCGTGACCGTCGGGCGGCGCGGCCTTGCCGAGGGCGCCGCCGAGGTCACGGTGCGCGCGACGGGCGACACGTCCAAGATCGCCCTCGACTCCGTGGTCGACCACGTCCGGGCGCTGCTCGCCGGTTGA
- a CDS encoding ABC-F family ATP-binding cassette domain-containing protein, which produces MGHVEVGHVGHVLPDGRMLLDDVSFRVGDGVTAALVGPNGAGKTTLLRLIAGDLAPQSGTVAHSGGVGVMRQFIGSVRDESSVHDLLLSLAPPRVREAAAAVEAAELVMMERDDEPAQLRYATALAGWGDAGGYEAEVLWDACCVAALGVPYDSCRWREVRTLSGGEQKRLALEALLRGPDEVLLLDEPDNYLDVPGKRWLEERLRETPKTVLLVSHDRELLDRSADRIVTVEASRVWVHGGGFSTYAAARRDRNERLEELRRRWDEEHAKLKELVNTLRTKATVNDGFASRYRAAQTRLRKFEEAGPPEVPPRDQNLRMRLRGGRTGKRAVVCERLELTGLMKPFDTEVWYGERVAVLGSNGSGKSHFLRLLAAVAEALPRGAVPVRPVAHTGAARLGARVVPGLFAQTHARPDLAGRTPCEIVMTEHARLRNDAMSALTRYELNVCAEQPFETLSGGQQARLQILLLELGGATLLLLDEPTDNLDLASAEALQEGLESYEGTVVAVTHDRWFARAFDRHLVFGSDGSVYESAEPVWDETRVARPR; this is translated from the coding sequence ATGGGACACGTCGAGGTGGGCCACGTCGGCCATGTGCTGCCGGACGGCCGGATGCTGCTCGACGACGTCTCCTTCCGTGTCGGCGACGGCGTCACGGCGGCCCTGGTGGGCCCGAACGGCGCGGGGAAGACGACTCTGCTGCGCCTGATCGCGGGCGACCTGGCGCCGCAGTCCGGGACCGTCGCGCACAGCGGGGGCGTCGGCGTCATGCGCCAGTTCATCGGCAGCGTGCGGGACGAGTCGAGCGTGCACGACCTCCTTCTGTCGCTGGCGCCGCCCCGGGTGCGGGAGGCGGCGGCCGCGGTGGAGGCGGCCGAGCTGGTGATGATGGAGCGCGACGACGAGCCCGCCCAGCTCCGCTACGCCACGGCCCTCGCGGGCTGGGGCGACGCGGGCGGCTACGAGGCCGAGGTGCTCTGGGACGCGTGCTGCGTAGCGGCCCTCGGCGTCCCCTACGACTCGTGCCGGTGGCGCGAGGTCCGCACCCTGTCGGGCGGCGAGCAGAAGCGGCTCGCGCTGGAGGCCCTGCTCCGCGGCCCCGACGAGGTCCTTCTCCTGGACGAGCCCGACAACTACCTCGACGTCCCCGGCAAGCGGTGGCTGGAGGAGCGGCTGCGGGAGACGCCGAAGACCGTCCTGCTGGTGTCGCACGACCGCGAGCTGCTCGACCGCTCCGCCGACCGGATCGTCACCGTCGAGGCGTCCCGGGTGTGGGTCCACGGCGGCGGGTTCTCCACCTACGCCGCCGCCCGCCGCGACCGCAACGAGCGCCTGGAGGAGCTGCGGCGCCGCTGGGACGAGGAGCACGCCAAGCTCAAGGAGCTGGTCAACACCCTGCGGACCAAGGCCACGGTGAACGACGGTTTCGCGTCCCGCTACCGGGCGGCGCAGACCCGGCTCCGCAAGTTCGAGGAGGCCGGGCCGCCCGAGGTCCCGCCGCGCGACCAGAACCTGAGGATGCGCCTGCGCGGAGGCAGGACCGGCAAGCGCGCGGTGGTCTGCGAGAGGCTCGAACTGACGGGTCTGATGAAGCCGTTCGACACCGAGGTCTGGTACGGCGAGCGCGTCGCCGTCCTGGGGTCGAACGGCTCCGGGAAGTCGCATTTCCTGCGGCTCCTCGCGGCCGTCGCCGAGGCGCTCCCGCGCGGCGCGGTCCCGGTGAGGCCCGTCGCGCACACGGGGGCGGCCCGCCTCGGCGCGCGGGTGGTGCCGGGCCTGTTCGCGCAGACCCACGCCCGTCCCGACCTGGCCGGACGCACCCCGTGCGAGATCGTCATGACCGAGCACGCGCGGCTGCGGAACGACGCGATGAGCGCGCTCACGCGCTACGAGCTGAACGTGTGCGCCGAGCAGCCGTTCGAGACGCTCTCCGGGGGCCAGCAGGCCCGCCTGCAGATCCTGCTGCTGGAGCTCGGCGGCGCCACCCTGCTCCTGCTGGACGAGCCGACCGACAACCTCGACCTGGCCAGCGCCGAAGCGCTCCAGGAGGGTCTGGAGTCGTACGAGGGCACGGTCGTCGCGGTGACCCACGACCGCTGGTTCGCCCGGGCCTTCGACCGGCACCTGGTGTTCGGGTCCGACGGCTCGGTGTACGAGTCGGCGGAGCCCGTCTGGGACGAGACCCGCGTGGCCCGCCCCCGCTGA
- a CDS encoding NAD-dependent epimerase/dehydratase family protein encodes MRVVVTGAAGFIGSHVVDAFSGAGHEVLAVDAPERSLSPGVARRTWARVATRPGVVAAELDLAVDDLAAVSAADVVVHLAGRPGVRDSWGPGKAVVERDNVAATRRLLAACVQRPPRSRPKVVVASSSSVYGSAGRRPNREDDPLKPASPYAVSKAKAERLARTAAGSGLRTVLLRYFSVYGPRQRPDMAFHRFVEAALEGRPLPVFGDGRSSRSFTHVRDVVAATLAAAAEDLPPGVAVNVGHPEHVAVRDAIASLTGALGVPAQIRRETPVAGDATRTWADTSRARELLGWTAATDLAEGLADQIAWHRGLRTVPEGAAVG; translated from the coding sequence GTGCGGGTGGTGGTCACTGGTGCGGCGGGGTTCATCGGAAGCCATGTCGTCGACGCGTTCTCGGGGGCGGGGCACGAGGTGCTGGCCGTCGACGCGCCCGAGCGTTCGCTGAGTCCCGGCGTCGCCCGGCGGACGTGGGCGAGGGTCGCGACCAGGCCCGGGGTCGTCGCCGCCGAACTCGACCTGGCGGTGGACGATCTCGCCGCCGTCTCGGCCGCGGACGTCGTGGTGCACCTGGCGGGACGTCCCGGGGTGCGCGACTCGTGGGGTCCGGGCAAGGCGGTCGTCGAGCGGGACAACGTGGCGGCGACGCGGCGCCTGCTCGCGGCCTGCGTGCAGCGGCCGCCCCGCTCGCGCCCGAAGGTGGTCGTCGCGTCGAGCTCGTCGGTGTACGGGTCGGCGGGGCGGCGTCCGAACCGGGAGGACGATCCGCTGAAGCCGGCCAGCCCGTACGCGGTCAGCAAGGCGAAGGCGGAGCGGCTCGCGCGGACGGCCGCCGGAAGCGGGCTGCGGACCGTCCTGCTCAGGTACTTCTCCGTCTACGGGCCCCGGCAGCGGCCCGACATGGCGTTCCACCGGTTCGTCGAGGCGGCGCTGGAAGGGCGCCCGCTGCCGGTGTTCGGTGACGGGCGCAGCTCCAGGAGCTTCACGCACGTGCGGGACGTCGTCGCGGCCACGCTGGCGGCGGCGGCCGAGGATCTTCCGCCCGGCGTCGCCGTCAACGTCGGGCATCCCGAGCACGTGGCGGTCCGCGACGCGATCGCGTCGCTCACCGGCGCGCTGGGCGTCCCGGCGCAGATCCGGCGCGAGACGCCCGTGGCCGGGGACGCGACGCGCACCTGGGCCGACACGTCCCGCGCCCGGGAGCTGCTCGGCTGGACGGCCGCGACGGACCTCGCCGAGGGCCTCGCGGACCAGATCGCCTGGCACCGGGGGCTGCGGACGGTGCCGGAGGGGGCGGCGGTCGGATGA
- a CDS encoding glycosyltransferase family 4 protein, with amino-acid sequence MKDGAGQHGPMRHRAAYVAFDRFPSSKGSAVHIAQMADELFTRFGGGLLAAIGGGDLPRYQREGTREVARFDAAVPNLIDRAEAFSGWVAAHLRPHWETLEVCHVRDPWSALPAVADGRRHKVVYEVNGLPSIEMSHTWPWAAPAALGKIRELERFCLERSDAVVVPSRVIGEAVRGLGVPDGRIHLVPNGADVVGRPRRPADAPERYLVYVGALQPWQGLDVLMRAFARLADMPGLRLVVCASVPERRAKPVRRLAERIGVAERVDWRFTLPHHEVAAWLAHAEVSVAPLTGCARNLDQGCAPLKVIESMAAGVPVVASDLPAVRELMADGRHGRLVPADRPAELARAVRILLEYPDEAAEMGRRGRAHIEESLTWARSRARLAEVYRTLTRGR; translated from the coding sequence ATGAAGGACGGTGCCGGCCAGCACGGGCCCATGCGGCACAGGGCGGCGTACGTCGCGTTCGACCGGTTCCCGTCCAGCAAGGGGTCGGCGGTCCACATCGCGCAGATGGCCGACGAGCTCTTCACGCGGTTCGGGGGCGGTCTGCTCGCCGCGATCGGCGGCGGCGACCTGCCGCGCTACCAGCGGGAGGGGACGCGGGAGGTCGCGCGGTTCGACGCCGCGGTCCCCAACCTGATCGACCGGGCCGAGGCGTTCTCCGGCTGGGTCGCGGCCCATCTGCGGCCGCACTGGGAGACGCTGGAGGTCTGCCACGTGCGTGACCCGTGGAGCGCGCTTCCGGCGGTCGCGGACGGGCGGCGCCACAAGGTCGTGTACGAGGTCAACGGGCTGCCGTCCATCGAGATGAGCCACACCTGGCCCTGGGCCGCGCCCGCCGCGCTCGGCAAGATCCGCGAGCTGGAGCGGTTCTGCCTGGAGCGCAGCGACGCGGTGGTGGTGCCGTCGCGGGTGATCGGCGAGGCGGTCCGTGGCCTCGGGGTGCCGGACGGCCGGATCCACCTCGTCCCGAACGGCGCCGACGTCGTCGGCAGGCCGCGGCGTCCCGCGGACGCGCCCGAGCGGTATCTCGTCTACGTCGGCGCGCTCCAGCCCTGGCAGGGCCTGGACGTGCTGATGCGCGCGTTCGCGCGGCTCGCCGACATGCCCGGTCTGCGGCTGGTGGTCTGCGCGTCCGTCCCGGAGCGGCGGGCCAAGCCGGTGCGGCGGCTGGCCGAGCGCATCGGCGTCGCCGAGCGGGTCGACTGGAGGTTCACGCTGCCGCACCACGAGGTCGCCGCGTGGCTCGCGCACGCCGAGGTGTCGGTGGCGCCGCTGACCGGCTGCGCCCGCAACCTGGACCAGGGGTGCGCGCCGCTGAAGGTGATCGAGTCGATGGCGGCGGGCGTCCCGGTGGTCGCCTCGGACCTGCCCGCCGTCCGCGAGTTGATGGCGGACGGACGGCACGGGCGCCTGGTCCCGGCGGACCGTCCCGCCGAGCTGGCCCGGGCCGTCCGGATCCTGCTGGAGTACCCGGATGAGGCCGCGGAGATGGGGCGGAGGGGCCGCGCGCACATCGAGGAGAGCCTGACCTGGGCGCGGTCGCGCGCCCGGCTGGCCGAGGTCTACCGCACGCTGACACGGGGTCGATAG
- a CDS encoding ANTAR domain-containing protein — protein sequence MTPTETVLTDQLALEIARLGMVGESSDVGTLHRVTELAARAVPGCAGAATVRWALPSTYGGAGSTVVIPERSSGMPDMPLRDGRGAAAEENRPEPLAAAASHPDLAEVTDRQLSRGHGPLFDVVADRRARTSDDILAETRWPEAMSDMLRRGVRCFTTSPHLNPPVLVTLTLYGVTPKSLGSERHAIASLLVAQGTAAFSNSRQYDDVHRTAVQLQAAVEARAVVDQAKGILMHALGCDADEAFAEMRRISQTRHVKLTALAQRIVGHQGLP from the coding sequence GTGACGCCCACCGAAACGGTCCTGACGGACCAGCTCGCGCTGGAGATCGCCCGGCTGGGCATGGTCGGGGAGTCGTCCGACGTGGGCACCCTGCACCGGGTGACCGAGCTCGCGGCTCGCGCCGTGCCCGGATGCGCGGGCGCCGCGACCGTGCGCTGGGCGCTGCCGAGCACGTACGGCGGCGCGGGCTCCACGGTCGTCATCCCCGAGCGGTCGAGCGGCATGCCGGACATGCCCCTGCGGGACGGGCGCGGCGCCGCCGCGGAGGAGAACCGGCCCGAACCGCTGGCCGCCGCGGCCAGCCATCCCGACCTCGCCGAGGTGACCGACCGGCAGCTGTCCCGCGGGCACGGGCCGCTATTCGACGTGGTGGCCGACCGCCGGGCGCGGACCTCCGACGACATCCTCGCCGAGACCCGCTGGCCCGAGGCCATGTCGGACATGCTGCGCCGCGGGGTGCGCTGCTTCACCACGAGCCCGCACCTGAACCCCCCGGTCCTCGTCACGCTCACCCTGTACGGGGTGACGCCGAAGTCGCTCGGCTCCGAGCGGCACGCGATCGCGTCGCTGCTGGTCGCGCAGGGCACCGCGGCCTTCTCGAACAGCCGGCAGTACGACGACGTGCACCGCACGGCCGTCCAGCTCCAGGCCGCCGTCGAGGCGCGTGCGGTGGTCGATCAGGCCAAGGGAATTCTCATGCACGCGCTCGGTTGCGATGCCGACGAGGCATTCGCCGAGATGCGTCGCATCTCACAGACGCGCCACGTGAAGCTCACCGCGCTCGCCCAGCGTATCGTCGGTCATCAGGGCCTGCCCTAG
- a CDS encoding SpoIIE family protein phosphatase produces MHDRPDQLEPESLLREISDLEGRIGELRQAAGVPEPDLRATLDAALVELELALTVLRTMGGEQSGEAGGSAAAENERRVLRTVFQDAPVPLFLLDRTTNVRRVNRQAATLLGTSAGYVSGKQFTAFCDMATRAAVRSQLAAAIRTGQRRRVNVRFLGRDHPIDAVLTVARVWIRGEPDPMVVVAAGPTTTPADDGGPAASRAPAAGAARVRAADGGQGDDEAVATIVHRMDVLATASELLLDEPVFNETVAVRRCARLLAAELADWAFIDLTGPGAGAPGGAPAGATRAGAAPALRRQVVMGPEDERSVEAARMLEEVDPAEDTLPHDVFVTRQSALRPHVEDLDVLGMCPDGLPVCGKIGVTSVLSVPIEDGDRAIGTITLAASGEYGPFDLMDLGVVQRLGRYLALVIRAARLYRRRAEVADTLQAGLLPKTLPSIPGVSVAARYLTSTHGSEVGGDFYDVFRTENGWGLVLGDVCGKGEDAAAVTSTARHCVRLASRWKARPGDVLATVNEALLDEDRFVTAVMASLTLETERITVSLGTAGHPPAIVVRADGVIRSASRGGVPLGLFEDFEAGLDTIDLSVGDTLILHSDGVLEACDMTRQEFGQERLLEALAGHAGKPPEEMLAGVERALLDYCDGDLRDDVSMLALRVEPPTLG; encoded by the coding sequence ATGCACGATCGGCCTGACCAGCTCGAGCCCGAGTCCCTCCTACGGGAGATCTCGGATCTCGAAGGACGCATCGGCGAGCTGCGCCAGGCCGCCGGCGTGCCCGAGCCCGACCTGCGCGCCACGCTCGACGCGGCGCTGGTCGAGCTCGAGCTGGCGCTGACCGTGCTGCGCACGATGGGCGGCGAGCAGTCCGGCGAGGCGGGCGGGTCCGCCGCCGCCGAGAACGAGCGGCGCGTGCTGCGCACCGTCTTCCAGGACGCCCCCGTGCCGCTGTTCCTGCTCGACCGGACGACGAACGTCCGCCGCGTCAACCGGCAGGCGGCCACGCTGCTCGGCACGTCGGCGGGATACGTGTCGGGCAAGCAGTTCACGGCCTTCTGCGACATGGCGACCCGGGCGGCGGTCCGGTCGCAGCTGGCGGCGGCGATCCGGACGGGGCAGCGGCGCCGCGTCAACGTGCGGTTCCTCGGCCGCGACCATCCGATCGACGCCGTGCTGACGGTGGCGCGCGTGTGGATCCGCGGCGAGCCCGACCCGATGGTCGTGGTGGCCGCCGGGCCGACGACCACTCCCGCCGACGACGGCGGGCCCGCGGCGTCCAGGGCCCCGGCGGCGGGCGCCGCCCGGGTGCGGGCCGCCGACGGCGGGCAGGGCGACGACGAGGCCGTGGCCACGATCGTGCACCGGATGGACGTCCTCGCCACCGCCAGCGAGCTGCTGCTGGACGAGCCGGTCTTCAACGAGACCGTGGCCGTCCGGCGCTGCGCCCGGCTGCTGGCCGCCGAGCTGGCGGACTGGGCGTTCATCGACCTGACCGGCCCCGGGGCCGGCGCGCCGGGCGGCGCGCCGGCCGGCGCGACCAGGGCGGGCGCCGCACCCGCGCTGCGCCGCCAGGTCGTGATGGGCCCCGAGGACGAGCGGTCCGTCGAGGCCGCGAGGATGCTCGAAGAGGTGGACCCCGCCGAGGACACGCTCCCCCACGACGTGTTCGTCACCCGGCAGAGCGCGCTGCGCCCGCACGTGGAGGACCTCGACGTGCTCGGCATGTGCCCGGACGGGCTGCCGGTCTGCGGCAAGATCGGCGTGACGTCGGTGCTGAGCGTCCCCATCGAGGACGGCGACCGCGCCATCGGCACGATCACGCTGGCGGCCAGCGGCGAGTACGGCCCGTTCGACCTCATGGACCTCGGGGTCGTGCAGCGGCTCGGCCGCTACCTGGCCCTGGTGATCCGCGCCGCGCGGCTCTACCGGCGCCGCGCCGAGGTGGCGGACACGCTGCAGGCCGGGCTGCTGCCGAAGACGCTCCCGTCCATCCCGGGGGTGAGCGTGGCCGCCCGGTACCTGACGTCCACGCACGGCTCGGAGGTGGGCGGCGACTTCTACGACGTGTTCCGCACGGAGAACGGGTGGGGGCTCGTCCTCGGCGACGTGTGCGGCAAGGGCGAGGACGCGGCGGCCGTGACGTCGACCGCCCGGCACTGCGTCCGGCTCGCGTCGCGGTGGAAGGCCCGTCCCGGCGACGTGCTCGCGACCGTGAACGAGGCCCTGCTGGACGAGGACCGGTTCGTCACCGCCGTGATGGCGAGCCTGACGCTGGAGACCGAGCGGATCACCGTGTCGCTCGGCACCGCGGGCCATCCCCCGGCGATCGTCGTCCGCGCCGACGGGGTGATCAGGTCGGCGTCGCGCGGCGGCGTCCCGCTCGGCCTGTTCGAGGACTTCGAGGCCGGGCTCGACACGATCGACCTGTCCGTCGGAGACACGCTGATCCTGCATTCGGACGGGGTCCTGGAGGCGTGCGACATGACGCGGCAGGAGTTCGGCCAGGAGCGGCTGCTGGAGGCGCTCGCCGGGCACGCCGGAAAGCCGCCGGAGGAGATGCTCGCCGGGGTGGAGCGGGCGCTGCTCGACTACTGCGACGGCGACCTGCGCGACGACGTGTCCATGCTGGCGCTGCGGGTGGAGCCGCCGACGCTCGGCTAG